The segment AGtaactgttcaataaatattagctattatgaTTATTAAGTAActtaaaagttactttaaaaccTTACTTTATATGCCACAAAGAATTCTACCACTCAAATTAAGATGCCATTATTACACAAATTGTTAACACACAGGTTTGACAGTTGAACCCAGACAACACTATGTGTTCGTCAATAATTtaattgagcaaatatttattaacaccCATGTTGACCCTGTGGCAGAACTTCCAGAGGTTAAAAAACTGAATAGTAAACTTCTCTGCCTTCACGAATCTTGCAGCTAGCTGGGGTTTATACGCTGCTGTAAATGTGGAAGGTGGTTTACAGTTACCACACCAAAAACATTTTATCAGCAGCATTCTTCCGTCTCCAAGATCAAGTCAGATCTGAAGCCTGACCCAAGTTCCCACTGACGAGGAAGCTTCTAACCAACTAAGATAGATATGATAAATGAAACTTAAttttgtgatctctcttctctcaaagtAAAAATGTCAAGGACCACTCCTGCTTTCACTTGCAATGTGACACTAATAATATTATGATCACAGCTATAGTTTTAGGTATCTAGCTCACAATGGACTTAACAAATATTCGCTGAATGAATAACCTACAAAGATCTTTGGGGCCCTCAAAGCCTcactaaaaattactgaaaaacagCTGGGAGAAAAGCTGCTTCCTATGTGGTCTTGTAAGATGACGACACACAGGTCACCAAGAGCTTTACAAAGAGTCTAGCGAAGACTGGGAATGACCGGTTTTTGCCACTATTTCCAACTTGAAAACATACATATTCCCTAGTACTTCAGCGGTAAGGTACAGTACTTATTTTGACagcataaaatatcttaatagaatttttgcatgttttaCTTGGGACTGTATTTTCTTGCTTCTGATATACTCAGAACAGCTGAAGACACAGTTCAAGAAATCTAAAAACATAAGCAAAGAACTTAAACACTGAGAAATATTAGCTAAAATACTGGGAAATTTTATTGACACTGATCCAGGAATAAATACTGTGTCTTTTACTTACTCCATTAAAGTCTGTCTCAGatattttgccaaatatttccAAGCAGTTATATTTTTCGTGCATCCAGCAAAATCTAAGACTCCAAATAATACCTCCAATGCCAGTTTACGGTGGTCTTCTTTGTCTGCAATGGGCAGAACAATTAAAGAGTTTACACGAGGTATTGAAGTGCACAAggctaaaaatacatattcagttGATAAAATATTACTGAGTTGTAAGCCTTCTAGTTTGGTTAAcagtttaaaataattcattatgcTCATATTTTGCTGTGATAAATCTGAAAATTCAGTAATTTAGTCCCTGCTAATGAAAGTTAGAGTGGTGGGTCTGATTTCTAAATCATTCTACTATATTCTACTGAGGGAGGACATTATTTAAGGAACCGGCCCTGTTTGGGCATTTCATATATGTTCTCTTCTAACAGGAGACGGACTGACGTAGCCCGAGTACCACTGGACTTAAGCTGACTTCCTTCTATGAAcaagtatgttctttttttatattgaacTGAAATGCAATAGAGATTCAAAGGTGAATTATATAAATTGAAGCCATTTATCTTGTGCTAACTATTGCCTAATTTCTATAGCATGGGTCAGCCAACTCTTCCTATAAAGGGACAGAAAGTAAACATTTCAGCTCTGTGAGCCATATGGTCTTTGTCACAACTACACAACTCTGCTGTTGtcgtgcaaaagcagccatagacaacacAAAAATGCTTCAATAGAACTCGATTTATAAAACAGGTGACGGGTGGATTTGCCCCACTGGACACAGTCTGCTAGTTTATAGCTTGTCTACACAaagagatataaaacaaaaactatttacCTGATTTTCTCAGTAACCTATGAAATTCTAACATCAGTTTATGAGATGGTACAATCTGatacaaaatctaaaagaaaaaaataatcataattttgaTACGTTATAAAAGCATTTCccaaatttcattttactttcaaatatagTTCTTACTATCTAATAAACCCTCAGTAAATCAATCAAGGATTTAAAAAGATATCTTGCTTTTGTCCACCTTTAACTTGGGTACAGAAAGGtgttctaggggtgcctgggtggcttaagtcggttaagcatctaccttgggctcaggtcatgatcccagtgtagtggtatcgagccccatgttgggctccctgttcagtgaggagtttacctctccctctgtgatctctcattttcgctctcaaataaataagtaaaatctttaaaagaagaaaatccctGTTAATAACAAGATAGTCAGGGGGAGGGTAGGAGAAGTAGAcaggaactttttatttattccttatacatttttatattgtctaccacattaaaaacttaatttatttgagaagccTAGATAGAgagcaaaaaaaaggaaagaaagaatcaaaatcacagagaaaagacaataaatatttattgatcacaaAATGTCACaggttatttatataaattaaaaagcccaaaaaagggatccctgggtagcttagcagtttggcacctgccctcagcccagggcatgatcctggagtcccgggatcaagtcccacgttgggctccctgcatggagcctgtttctccccctgcctgtgtctctacctctctctctgtgtctctcatgaataataaataaatcttaaaaaaaaaaaaaaaaagcccaaaaaagCAGGGGTGGCTACTTTGGAAGATTGTGTTCAGGAACACAGCCCAGTAAGAgtgttcaagaaaatattttcaccatTCTACCATTTATCATTTTACACAATAGGGAGaaattaaaggtttttaaaacctttttatgggggatccttgggtggctcagcagtttagcacctgcctttggcccggggcgtgtcctgggtcccgggatcaagtcccacatcaggctcccttcatggaacctgcttctccctctgcctatgtctctgcttctctttctctctctctctctctctgtctctcattaataaataaaatctttaaaaaaaattcttattcttctaagaataagaaatactatacacatacacacatatatttcatttttctttatttacttatttatttgagagagagagagacagagcatgagcatgagcagggggaggaagcagtggaaagggagaagcagactccctgctaagcagagagcccaatacagggcacgattcccaggaccctgagatcatgacctgagctgaaggcagatgtttaaccaactgggccacccaggcaacccaagaaagactatttttatgaatacataaaacatgatttaaagtaaaatcatatttttcatttcaatatatttctcATTAGAAATCAATTTATTCTGTCTGCTTGCTGGGCTCCTTTGACCTTAGAGTGAAATTATTTcctacaaaatgaaagataaattttattaattttattaattactcTTTTAAGTGAAGATCAATCACAATCAATATACCAATatcaaagagtatttttaaacCTCAGTTCCTATGAAATCACATTTGTCTTATGATTTATAGAATTCTGCAGTAAATAAATTGTGTGTGCCATTCAACACACTCTTAAAAAGTTATACGCACTCATATAATCAGCACCCAGATCAAAAACTAGAACATTATCAGAACCATAATAGTCTTTAGTTAGTTTTGGAGAATTCTTAGCCTTTAGCTCTTCAAATATTGGTTCTGTGTATCTGCTTTTgccctgttctctctcctctccctggaacCTTAACCGAGTTCTCTGTACACCCTTTTATCCTTTCTGCTTTCTGGGCTTTGGCCTGATATTTTTTATACAGTTCATTTACCCCCTTCTGCTATGTTCAATCAGCTATCAAACCCATCTACTGAGTTCTTAATTTCAaacactgcattttaaaataggaaaacggagatgagcactgggtgttatactgtatgttggcaaattgaactccaataaaaaaatatacaaaagaaagagaaaaaaagaaaacagaagttccCTAAATCCATTTTATCTTGAACCTAATTAAGTATTCAATATAGTTGttttctgttacatttttttaaagatattatttttgcgtaatctctacacccaatgtacgGCTCATacccacgaccctgaaatcaagagtcacaggctctatctactgactgaaccagcagGGCCCctgttacattttttattaaaatattttcaaaaataccaTTAGTGATTTACAATCTAAATTTAGGAAGTCACcaacttgctttttattttgttaataactATACTCAATATTTTGTTGCAAAATGGGTAAAAATAAGTCTTGGACATTAAAAtaccaactttaaaaatattatccagTGAAATAAAGCCtgttgaaaactttaaaatgtatagtTTCCACATATGAAGTTTTGATAACATCAActttataaatacataagtatACGTTAGAGCtaatggaatctttttttaaggctttatttttaagtaatttctatacccagtgtctggctcaaattcacaaccctaatactccaccaactgagccagccaggcaccccagctaatggactttttaaaagaagactgtTAGATAAGAATTTtttgggtagcccaggtggctgtttaatgctgccttcagcccagggcgtgatcctggagacccggaatcgagacccacatcgggctccctgcatggagcctgcttttccctctgtcctgtgtctctttctgtctccctgtgtctctcatgaataaatatataaagtcttaaaaaaattttttttttcctggggccccaggggtggCACAGTCGCCTAggtatctgactcctgatttcagcctaggttgtggtctcagagtcgtgagattcagccctacatcaggctccacacagggagagattctttctctccctacccccattccttctctaaataaataaataaaaattaaaaaaaaattttaatgcattcaagtgtatatttaaaataagtcttactatatgtaaattaaatttcaataaagctgattttcaaaaaatatcaaaGCAGAACTTTCCCACAAGGGTGGCAAAGGGTTTCCAAAATTCTGACCCTTTGCTCTCAGGCTCACTTGGACAGAGTGGTAGAGAATGACAGTGGAGGGCCACCCAGAGCCAGCCTGCTCTGTCCACCTCAGGGCACACACACAGTCATTTTCTATGAATGCTAGAATTTGAAAGTTGGAAAGCATGACCTAAGGAtgtttcaaattttactttttttttttctttagtaatctctacacctaacacggggctcaaattcatgatcctgagatcaagtgtttcatgctccaccaactgatcCAGCCAAGCAGCCCTAAGGATATTTTAAAGTAGATCCCCAACCCTGTTCAAActttgaaatgaacattttatacCTTAAGCACGCTTATCAGTTTCTCTCTCggtgccttctctctctttagaAAGTTGTATAAGTAGATATGAGCATTTGGATTTGATGGGAACTTTTCATCATAGGCATAATTGGTGAGTACCTCTCGGGCTTCATCTCGATCTCCATAGAATTCCAGCATctatataaaataagtcataaggTCTTGGCTAAATTCTTGAAAACAACTGTATGAAAGATAATACACAACTTTCTTGAGGGGtacaaaaattcattaaaatgacaAACAGTACTTACTATAAAGGGAACAACAGTCATGCCAGTTTTTGCTTTCACCAGAATGTTACAACTTCTGTGGAACACAGATTACTTACAACAAAGGCCTACATgggtttccatttcttccttacCACATTTTTGTTACTGAAAAATGCAGCAACTTCAACCTAGGAACTATTCCTATAAGAAATAAAGTCCTCCAAGCAGGGCACACTAGCAACTGAAAAAGACCACATGAAGCAACTGACCTCAGGCCCGACAAAACTGCAGCCACAAACGGAGTGCATGGGAACTAGAACCCCTCTCCTTTCGTTCCCATCCGTACGTGGGAATTCCAATTCACTGGCATGTGGTTTCAGAGATTATCTTTTGACAACATAAATATCATGGTAGCATTCATGAAACTTCCAGAAAGCCAATTATTTTGAAGGCTTATGCCTAGTGCCCCTGCCACGGCTCCCTGTCCTTTCACACGAACTCGGGGATGACACGGCAGCGCACTCTAAACTTCTTAAAAGCCATTAGTCTTCATCCCACAAATTATGACCTATTTTCAGATTTTTGGCCCCTGGTCTTCTCTATTCCACTAAATCATAAAATATCTCCCTGCTTTTCTTCTAAGTTTATTAAGAATTATATAGGatgaatatttataaactatattgCTATTTATAACTATTTGACCATGACACATTACCCAGTggcgaaggaaaaaaaaaaaaaacagtaacatttacagtatattagtaaaataaaaattattcagacCAAAAAGagacatagtttctttttttaatttttaaaacatttttgtttatttatttatttaaagattttaatttaggcaatctctatacccaacacggggcttaaactcacaacccagagattaagagttgtattctccactgactgagccagccaggcgcccctctctttatttttttattttttttttttttaaaactgtatttgatcatgacttttttttttaatttttatttatttatgatagtcacacacagagagagagagagagagaggcagagacacaggcagagggagaagcaggctccatgcaccgggagcccgacgtgggattcgatcccgggtctccaggatcgcgccctgggccaaaggcaggcgccaaaccgctgcgccacccagggatccctctctcttttttaaaaacaattttctcgggacgcctgggtggttcagcagctgaacgtctgcttttggcccagggcacgatcccagggtcccgggttcgagtcccacatcgggctccctgtggggatcctgcctgtgtctctgcctctctctgtaagtctctcacgaataaataaataaatcttttaaaaatagaaaatttaaaaaaaaacaattttctccGTTTAGTTGCCTTTTGATCAATAAAGATACGGTTTACaacaaaatgaaactaagaaaactTTATACGAAGCCTACTTGCCTCTACATAACTCTTCACAAAAGGGTCCCAAACTCCAGGAGTTTGAATCAATGTACAAAGGTTTACAGACATCTTCCCGCTGTGGTTGAGCATATTCTGGAATGCTGTGTTGTAAGCATAATCCTCTTTATCTGTCCAAAGAtaaaagatttttcaaagttATTCAGTACTGAGGGCTTTGCTGACGGTAAAAGCAATCAACAAACTATCCACAAGGAAAGTTCAGGCTCCAATGGCTTTGCTAATAAATTCTAACAGagacttttaaagaataatttataatattaaatatttaaagaataaaactaatTCTTCACAAACTttccccactccccgccccccaaagGACAGAACGGGAGGAAGTGCACACACGGGGAAATTCAAGGATGAATCTAGCTGGTAGCTACGctgatatttgttttaaattattcatcTTATCACgcatttgttttatatacttttttgcGTGTTATGTTTCACACTATTAAAGGTTTAGAAGGAAAGTTAGTCCTTCAAAAGAGACAGCTAATAgagcagcccagatggctcagcggtttagcactgccttcagcccagggtgtgatcctggagacccaggatcgagtcccatgtagggctccctgcatgcagcctgcttctccttctgcctgtgtctctgcctctctctctgtctctgtgtctctcatgaataaataaattaaaaaaaaaaaaaagagacagctgatagaaacaaaatctttttatttttggccaCTTTTTGGCCAAAAAAACCCAGCTCTCCCCTCCCATGAAAGGCACTGGTGTTCTCTTCCCAGAGgctcaactaaataaatataaatatggattTGGAAATGAAATCATAAAGGGAAAGTAGGTAAGGAACTataaagaaagagattaaaaaaaaaaaaaaagaaaaaaaggcagaccCCTGAGTCAGAATAAGTTGAGTGTGAATTTACCATGGAAGGGGGATTTCCAGTCACCAAGTGCATGAAACCCAAGCAGGACAGGCCATAGCCATGAGAAAAATCCCAAGCCAACACTGAGCATACATTCATGTGTTATGTTCTCATGAGTCTGGTTATACAGAACTAGTCCTAacctttttctcttattaaacAGACATTCAAGGTTAAAGATCATCTAAAGGGCTCCACACATTACTCCatctttatctcttgttacagAACAAAGTGTCAGCTGCAGAAAGGTACTGAATCATCTGCCCATGGAAGAGACAGTACAAATGCCATGTTCCAACTGCTTTAGTCATCAATGTTTGCTTGAGTTCTACCCACCCAGGTGtaagaaaaaggtaaatattgattttaaaactcATCCAATCAATTAATATcaacaagccaaaaaaaaatatatcaacaagccttttttaaaagaaatattacacCAAGCATTATGGAAAGGTTAACAGAATGTTAACAGAAGACATGAGAGATCTGTGACCTCAGAAGACCAATTAATCTAGAAGAAATACAACATAAAATAGACATGAAAAAACTTGgataattaaaaagagagaaagagctgaACAATATGGGTTGAACATGCAGCTGACATATGAGGTTTGTGGCATGGAAATCACAGGTCTAATGAGTCCTGCAGGGCAGATGGCATTCTAGATGAGGAGGCAAGCTTATCATAAGATAGCATATCAGAAGTGTCCTGGGAGAGAGCCTACTCAGAGGGAAAGGAATTTTAAGATTAGTAAAGCTACATGCCCAGGAGACAGAGGAAATACTACTTATCAAACATAAGGTTAATATGGAATCACTGCTCATACTTATGACCCAATATATATAGGGACTGAGATTTGGATGGaggatgagaaaatgaaaagggtTCGTTCTAGAGATGCAATGGAGAAAAACTatacaaaacaaggaaaatgcAGAGAATCAAATACAAATCTGTGGATAGAGGAGGATAACACCACCATGGGAAGTAAGAGAAAAGGAACTCTGTTTGAGAAATAAGGACACACAACCAATCTTGGTGTGGTCAATCAAGAAAACTGTTATGACCtttgtatagaaataaaataattttaccttaTCCTATTCTCTAAGCATGTTATTCTGATGAATAACATTataaagcaggggcacctggctggctcagtcagaagagcatgagactcttgatctcagggtcatgggttcgagCACCACAgtgagtgcagagattacttaaaaataaataaacatcttgtgctcacttcggcagcacatgtactaaaattggaatgacacagagattagcatggcccctgtacaaggatgacatgcaaataaataaacatcataaaaaaaaatcataaactaaaCTCCATTCTAAACTTATGGGAAGAAATACTTCTTATATGCAATATCTAATGAAACAAATTTGCAAtctttcttagaaataattttaaaaagcaataaatctAAGATGGACTTAATTTATGAATTATCTAATTTATGTCTGAAAAGTttgataaaaacagaaatactacAAAGGATGATCAAGAATTTTACATCAGGGACGCCTGGAAGCTCagcggttgtgcatctgccttcagctcagggcgtgatcccggaatctggatcaagtcccacactggggtccctgcgaggagcctgcttctccctctgcctatgtctctgcctctctctctctctctctgtgtgtgtgactatcataaataaaaaaaaataaaaaaaaaaaagaaagaaaaggaaaaccaaagctggtggcatcaaaattccagacttcaagctctatcaTAAAGTTGTAAccatcaaggcagtatggtactggcacaagaaacagacatatagatcaatggaacagaatagagaatccagaaatggaccctccactctatggtcaactattcttcaatgaagcaggaaaaaatatccaatggaaaaaagatactcttcaacaaatggaatTGGGAAAATTggcattgggaaaattggacagccacaggcagaagaatgaaactggaccattttcttacaccatacataaaaatagactcaaaatggatgaaagacttagcTAAATGtagagacaggaatccatcaaaatcctaaaggagaactaCAGGCAGCAATCTCTGTGACCTTAGCCGCAGCAACTGCTTACTAGGGATCtctctccaaaggcaagggaaacaaaggcaaaaatgaactattggaacttcatccagataaaaggcttttttgcacagcaaacaaaaccaaaagacaactgacagaatgggagaagatatttgcaaatgtcttctcaaataaagggctagtatccaaaatctataaagaacttaccaaactcaacatccaaagaataaataatccaatcaagaaatgagcagaagacatgaataggcatttctccaaagaagacatacaaatggccaacacacatgaaaatatgttcaacatcactcagcatcagggaaatgcaaatctaaaccacaatgagatactaccacacaatggctaaaattaacaagtcaggaaaaacaacagatgttggtgaggatttggagaaaggggaaccctcttaacactgctggtgggaatgtaactggtacagccactctggaaaacagtatggagattcctcaaaaaattgaaaatagagctactctatgatccagcaattgcactactaggtatttaccccaaagataccaatgtagtgatccgaaggggcacctacaccccaatgtttatagcagtaatgtccacaaaagccaaactatggaaataacccaaatatccattgacagatgaatggataaagaagatgtggtatatatacacaatagaatgctactcagccataaaaaaaaaaaaaaaaaaaaaaaaagaaagaaagaaaaaagaaatcttgcatttgcaacaccatggatggaactagagagaattatgctaagtgaaataaatcaatcagagaaagataattatatgatctcactcatatgtggaatttaagaaacaaaccagaagattataggggaagggagagaaaaataaaacaatatgaaatcagagagggagacaaaccataagagactcttaactctaggaaacaaactgagggctgtgggagggaggtggagggatggggtaactggatgattaattaaaaaaaaatcctaacagtCTCATCGACACAAGAAGCACACTCCTCTTCACTCACCAAGCCTAGACAATTCCATCTTGTTTTTAGACCAAGTATAATACTGTAAAAGCCCTTTATAGGCCTGAATAAGATTGATTAACACTTCCTGGGAAGCTGACTTTTCACCGTATCTCCATGTCTCCGCATGACTGAGATTTCTATTTGCGTCTTCAAACATTCCATGATGCAGAAGGTATAATGCATGTTGTAAGGAGATCTgaaacaataataagaaaaagccCAAATAGGTCATTAGATATTCATTATCCAAAAACTCAGTGAATATATATGCTAGGCTAAGACCTTGGTAAGGCACAGATGATATAACAACACTGTCATCAAAAATGTCAATTTAGCAAAGAGGAAAGATACATGAAATAACATTATGTAAATAAGCTAAATTACATAAATTTACAGAAGACAGTGTGATCTGGTGACAGACAGTCCTGGCTCAGATACTACCTAAAGTTAATAAACCTGAGTATGTTACTTGCTTTTGTGAGTCTTATGGGTTATAGGGAACAATTATTAACTCTTCAGAAGGCTGttatgaggactaaatgagataatatttgcaTACTACCTAGTACCTACTTTGGCCCATAGCAGGTGATCAATGACTGATTTTATACATGTCACATAAGCTCAGAGAAAACATCTTAAGAAGGAGTACCAAAGAATGGCACTGGTTCAGATGGAAAAGTGAATGCCTGATACAGAAGCAGTAAGATTAAATACACAAAGGTCGGGAGGACACTTAGAAGGGGAATAATGGAAGTACAGCTAATCATGTGAGTAAAGTCAGAGTTCAAGGCCTTCATCGCAAACCAATGCAACAATTTCTCAACTGGTTTCTTCAACCCTGTCCCCCCTACAATCCACCTTCCACGTGGTTGTCAAAGAAATCTCATTTATATAAAACCCCTCAATGGCTCCCATTGCCTACAGGATAAAATCTTAAGTTCCATAGGGATGGCACAGAGGGTCCAGCTGACTCCTCCTGGCTTCTACTCAATCGACTTTTAAAGTAACGAAAGCACTGGATAGAGGGCTATCAAACTCTCATCAATGCCTGCCATGCCTGTTCACCCTCTTTCCTAATAGGCCCAGG is part of the Canis lupus dingo isolate Sandy chromosome 38, ASM325472v2, whole genome shotgun sequence genome and harbors:
- the TAF1A gene encoding TATA box-binding protein-associated factor RNA polymerase I subunit A, with the protein product MSDFSEELVRSKTEDEQEESCMFSGTGMSFPWLQKHIETVATGGKKEKDFAQTTSACLSFIQEALLKHQWQQAAEYMHSYFQILEDSDSYKRQAAPEIIWKLGSEILFYHPKSNMETFNTFADRMKNIGVMNYLKISLQHALYLLHHGMFEDANRNLSHAETWRYGEKSASQEVLINLIQAYKGLLQYYTWSKNKMELSRLDKEDYAYNTAFQNMLNHSGKMSVNLCTLIQTPGVWDPFVKSYVEMLEFYGDRDEAREVLTNYAYDEKFPSNPNAHIYLYNFLKREKAPREKLISVLKILYQIVPSHKLMLEFHRLLRKSDKEDHRKLALEVLFGVLDFAGCTKNITAWKYLAKYLRQTLMENHLAWVQEEWNSRKNWWPGFHFSFFWAKTNWKEDKALACEKALVAGILLGKGCRYFRYISKQDDQVIKKKIKRIKKSVKKYSIANPGL